One segment of Enterobacter ludwigii DNA contains the following:
- a CDS encoding AraC family transcriptional regulator, translated as MQGVPEQFIDERDSARFRHLAHLPGLELYHAHISDYAFEPHTHEAFGIGTIETGAERFRYRGTQHLAAEKSVVTMNPDEIHTGESATDGGWRYRMVYIEPDLLEEVTGLRHWWFSDVTRHDPLRSQQIGRLIYGLWHTDDPLAQKGLLLDLIETFQPLARHAPVTREGAHRFERVREYMHDNYMHALTLDELANVVSLSPYHFQRQFKAHFHVTPHQMLMAIRLWRAKAFLTHGMPAAEVATATGLTDQSHLTRAFTRRYGITPVRYQKQVVKR; from the coding sequence GTGCAGGGCGTACCGGAACAGTTCATTGATGAGAGAGACAGCGCGCGCTTTCGCCATCTGGCGCATTTGCCGGGCCTGGAGCTTTATCACGCGCATATTTCTGACTACGCCTTTGAGCCTCATACGCATGAAGCCTTCGGCATCGGCACCATTGAAACCGGTGCCGAACGCTTTCGCTATCGCGGTACTCAGCATCTCGCGGCGGAAAAATCCGTCGTGACCATGAACCCGGACGAGATCCACACCGGGGAATCGGCGACGGATGGCGGCTGGCGCTACCGGATGGTTTACATTGAACCCGATCTGCTGGAAGAGGTAACCGGTCTTCGCCACTGGTGGTTTAGCGACGTAACCCGCCATGACCCGCTGCGCTCACAGCAAATCGGCAGGCTTATCTATGGCCTGTGGCATACGGACGACCCGCTGGCGCAAAAAGGCTTGCTGCTGGATCTGATCGAGACCTTCCAGCCGTTAGCCCGCCACGCGCCGGTTACCCGGGAAGGTGCACACCGGTTCGAACGGGTTCGTGAGTATATGCACGACAACTACATGCACGCCCTGACGCTGGACGAGCTGGCCAACGTAGTCTCACTCAGCCCCTACCATTTTCAGCGCCAGTTCAAGGCGCATTTCCATGTCACTCCGCATCAGATGCTGATGGCTATCCGCCTGTGGCGCGCCAAAGCGTTTCTCACACACGGCATGCCCGCCGCCGAAGTCGCCACCGCGACCGGGCTGACCGATCAGTCCCATTTGACTCGCGCCTTTACCCGCCGCTATGGCATTACCCCCGTGCGCTACCAGAAACAGGTCGTTAAGCGCTGA
- a CDS encoding SDR family oxidoreductase — protein sequence MIAITGATGQLGQLVIEQLLNTVPANQIVAIVRNPAKAEALSQQGITVRQGDYADESTMTSALKGIDKLLLISSSEVGQRATQHQNVINAAKAAGVKFIAYTSLLHADKSPLGLHVEHVTTEKALAESGIPYALLRNGWYTENYLASAPPALEHGVFIGAAGEGKIASATRADYAAAAAKVISGDGHAGNVYELAGDHAWTLSELAAELSKQSGKNVTYQNMSEADFAAALKGVGLPAGLADMLADSDVGASKGGLFDDSHTLSKLIGRPTTPLSESIKAIL from the coding sequence ATGATCGCAATTACCGGCGCAACCGGCCAGCTTGGCCAGCTCGTTATCGAACAGCTGTTAAACACCGTACCGGCAAACCAGATTGTGGCGATTGTCCGCAATCCGGCAAAAGCTGAAGCCCTGAGCCAGCAGGGAATTACCGTTCGTCAGGGGGATTACGCTGACGAAAGCACAATGACCTCCGCGCTTAAGGGCATAGATAAGCTGCTGCTGATCTCCTCCAGCGAAGTGGGTCAGCGCGCCACCCAACATCAGAACGTCATTAATGCTGCCAAAGCCGCTGGCGTGAAATTCATCGCCTATACCAGCCTGCTGCATGCGGATAAATCGCCGCTGGGTCTGCACGTTGAACACGTCACGACGGAGAAGGCGCTGGCAGAGTCCGGCATCCCTTACGCCCTGCTGCGTAACGGCTGGTACACCGAAAACTATCTGGCGAGCGCACCGCCCGCGCTGGAGCACGGCGTATTTATTGGCGCGGCCGGTGAAGGCAAAATCGCCTCGGCCACCCGTGCGGATTACGCGGCTGCCGCGGCAAAAGTCATCTCCGGGGACGGCCATGCAGGCAACGTATACGAGCTGGCCGGCGACCACGCCTGGACGCTGAGCGAACTGGCAGCCGAACTCAGCAAACAGAGCGGCAAAAACGTGACGTATCAGAACATGAGCGAGGCGGATTTTGCCGCGGCGCTGAAGGGCGTTGGCCTGCCTGCCGGGCTGGCGGATATGCTGGCAGACTCCGATGTGGGCGCGTCTAAAGGCGGTCTGTTTGACGACAGCCATACGCTGAGCAAACTGATCGGGCGTCCAACCACACCGCTTTCAGAGAGCATTAAAGCCATCCTGTAA
- a CDS encoding DMT family transporter, producing the protein MISGVLYALLAGLMWGLIFVGPLIVPEYPAILQSTGRYLALGLIALPLAWLGRARLRQLGRQDWFTALALTMMGNLIYYVCLASAIQRTGAPVSTMIIGTLPVVIPVFANLLYSHRDGKLAWSKMVPALVCTAVGLVCVNIAELQHGLENFSLLRYGSGILLAFVSVVCWAWYALRNARWLRENPDKHPMMWATAQALVTLPVSLMGYVGACLWLGHQQPDFAQPFGPRPWVFVGLMLAIAVLCSWVGALCWNIASQKLPTVILGPLIVFEMLAGLLYTFLMRQSVPPLLTACGIILLVVGVVMAVRAKPEKPMVVPASES; encoded by the coding sequence ATGATTAGTGGTGTGTTGTATGCCCTGCTTGCGGGTCTGATGTGGGGACTGATTTTTGTCGGCCCGCTGATCGTGCCGGAGTACCCGGCAATACTGCAGTCGACCGGACGTTATCTGGCACTGGGACTGATTGCTCTCCCGCTGGCGTGGCTCGGTCGTGCACGTTTGCGTCAGCTCGGCCGGCAGGACTGGTTCACCGCGCTGGCGCTGACCATGATGGGCAACCTTATCTATTATGTTTGCCTGGCGAGCGCCATTCAGCGAACCGGGGCACCGGTATCTACCATGATTATCGGCACGCTGCCCGTGGTGATCCCGGTCTTCGCTAACCTGCTTTACAGCCACCGCGACGGGAAACTGGCGTGGTCAAAAATGGTACCAGCGTTGGTGTGTACCGCCGTGGGGCTGGTCTGCGTCAACATTGCCGAGCTGCAGCATGGGCTGGAGAACTTCTCACTGTTGCGTTACGGTTCTGGCATCCTGCTGGCATTCGTTTCCGTGGTGTGCTGGGCGTGGTATGCCCTGCGCAATGCGCGCTGGCTGCGGGAAAACCCGGATAAACACCCGATGATGTGGGCGACGGCTCAGGCGTTGGTCACGCTCCCGGTTTCGCTTATGGGCTATGTGGGGGCCTGTCTCTGGTTAGGCCATCAGCAACCGGATTTCGCTCAACCGTTCGGGCCGAGACCGTGGGTCTTTGTCGGGCTGATGCTGGCGATTGCGGTGCTCTGCTCGTGGGTGGGTGCGCTGTGCTGGAATATCGCCAGCCAGAAGCTGCCGACGGTGATTTTAGGGCCGTTGATTGTATTCGAAATGCTGGCCGGGCTGCTTTACACCTTCCTGATGCGCCAGAGCGTACCGCCGCTGTTAACCGCCTGCGGGATTATATTGCTGGTCGTTGGGGTCGTGATGGCGGTGAGAGCAAAGCCGGAAAAACCGATGGTCGTTCCGGCTTCAGAGAGTTAA
- a CDS encoding winged helix-turn-helix transcriptional regulator: MKTTIPTLSEQMRDGNLFAEQCPSREVLKHVTSRWGVLILVALRQGTHRFSDLRRKMGGVSEKMLAQSLQALEQDGFVNRVSYPVVPPHVEYSLTLLGTEVSEKVAALADWIEVHTPQVMANREERAA, encoded by the coding sequence ATGAAAACAACGATACCGACACTCAGCGAACAAATGCGCGATGGCAACCTCTTCGCGGAACAGTGTCCTTCCAGAGAGGTTCTCAAACATGTCACCAGCCGCTGGGGCGTGCTGATTCTGGTGGCCCTGCGGCAGGGAACCCACCGTTTCAGCGACCTGCGCCGAAAAATGGGAGGCGTCAGCGAAAAGATGCTGGCCCAGTCGCTACAGGCGCTGGAACAGGACGGGTTTGTTAATCGCGTCTCGTATCCGGTTGTACCACCGCACGTTGAGTATAGCCTGACGCTGTTAGGGACAGAGGTGAGTGAGAAAGTGGCCGCGCTGGCGGACTGGATAGAAGTGCATACGCCGCAGGTGATGGCGAACCGGGAAGAACGCGCGGCGTAA